One part of the Prochlorococcus marinus str. MIT 9313 genome encodes these proteins:
- the rnc gene encoding ribonuclease III produces the protein MTHRSKTKTSRTTPKNLSNERVQQLQNLLQKLALVDPARSKSCPGTEPRGLAVIDEALTHTSAQEIINHERLEFLGDAVLRLAASEYIDRHFPRMNVGERSALRAHLVSDRWLAEVGQRIGIESVLIIGPMAAGDASAKPTLQAEATEALIGALYECWQSLEPIHRWLTPHWQEASSAVLTDPHRLNSKSALQEWSQARGLGLPRYECAERSKQHGDPQRYVCQVHLDDRPIGEGWGGSRRNAEQEAARRSLQALTQSANDNSSRTEQKAMLLKDGDQSPC, from the coding sequence ATGACTCATCGATCGAAGACGAAAACATCCCGAACAACCCCAAAAAACCTCTCTAACGAACGGGTCCAGCAACTACAAAACCTGCTGCAGAAACTCGCGCTGGTGGATCCTGCACGATCAAAAAGCTGCCCTGGAACTGAACCGAGAGGTCTAGCCGTTATCGATGAAGCACTGACGCACACCTCAGCTCAAGAAATCATCAACCACGAGCGCCTGGAATTCCTTGGCGACGCAGTTCTGCGGCTAGCCGCCTCGGAATATATCGATCGCCACTTCCCGCGCATGAATGTAGGCGAGCGCTCGGCATTAAGAGCTCACCTTGTGAGTGATCGCTGGCTAGCCGAAGTCGGTCAACGTATCGGCATCGAATCAGTACTCATCATCGGACCCATGGCTGCAGGGGATGCCTCTGCTAAACCCACCCTGCAGGCTGAAGCAACCGAAGCGTTGATTGGAGCGCTCTATGAGTGCTGGCAAAGCCTTGAGCCAATCCACCGCTGGCTCACACCTCACTGGCAAGAGGCAAGCAGTGCGGTGCTAACCGATCCTCATCGACTGAACAGCAAATCCGCGCTGCAGGAATGGAGCCAGGCAAGGGGGCTCGGGCTACCCCGCTACGAATGTGCAGAACGCAGCAAGCAACATGGAGATCCTCAACGTTATGTTTGCCAAGTTCATCTCGATGATCGGCCAATTGGAGAGGGTTGGGGAGGCTCCCGCCGCAATGCCGAGCAAGAGGCAGCTCGCCGCTCACTACAGGCACTCACCCAATCAGCCAACGACAACTCAAGCCGAACTGAACAGAAAGCCATGCTCCTGAAAGATGGAGATCAATCTCCTTGCTGA
- a CDS encoding NAD(P)H dehydrogenase subunit NdhS translates to MASVEALILPGSNVVVNEIRSIYNGYSGCVQRISGDRAAVLFEGGNWDKLVTIPLKHLLLA, encoded by the coding sequence ATGGCCTCTGTAGAAGCACTGATCTTGCCTGGTTCCAATGTGGTTGTGAATGAGATTCGCTCGATCTACAACGGCTATAGCGGATGTGTGCAACGTATCAGTGGAGATCGAGCTGCGGTCTTGTTTGAGGGGGGGAACTGGGACAAGTTGGTCACGATCCCTCTGAAACATCTTTTGCTGGCTTGA
- the rimM gene encoding ribosome maturation factor RimM (Essential for efficient processing of 16S rRNA) has product MLSPPMNGDEDWLTVGKVVAAQGMQGELRINPSSDFPERFTLPGQRWLKERNGEPRPIELLTGRQLPGRSLYVVKFAGVNNRNAAEALVGQKLLVPSSDRPSLAEGEFHLLDLVGLEARLQAEGPAIGHVIDLTTAGNDLLEIELLTGRRVLVPFVEAIVPEVQLNQGWLRLTPPPGLLEL; this is encoded by the coding sequence ATGCTTTCTCCGCCCATGAACGGCGACGAAGACTGGCTCACCGTGGGAAAAGTGGTGGCCGCCCAAGGAATGCAAGGTGAACTACGCATCAACCCCAGCAGTGACTTCCCTGAACGCTTCACTCTTCCTGGTCAACGCTGGCTCAAAGAACGCAACGGTGAGCCACGACCTATTGAATTGCTGACTGGACGTCAACTACCTGGCAGGTCGCTCTATGTCGTGAAATTTGCTGGGGTGAACAATCGCAATGCGGCCGAAGCGCTTGTAGGCCAAAAACTACTGGTGCCTTCAAGTGATCGTCCTAGCCTGGCCGAAGGCGAGTTTCACCTGCTTGATTTAGTCGGCCTCGAAGCCCGTTTGCAAGCCGAAGGCCCTGCAATCGGTCATGTCATCGACCTCACCACCGCCGGGAACGACCTCCTCGAGATCGAATTACTGACAGGAAGGCGGGTTCTGGTTCCATTCGTAGAAGCCATCGTTCCAGAAGTGCAACTCAATCAAGGCTGGCTCCGACTCACCCCACCTCCTGGACTGCTAGAGCTCTAA
- a CDS encoding mannose-1-phosphate guanylyltransferase/mannose-6-phosphate isomerase translates to MATPPLIPVILCGGTGTRLWPLSRASYPKQYWALSGSSEETLLQQTQQRLKGIEGLSAPLLICNEEHRFIVAEQMRQIDVEPNAILLEPMGRNTAPAVTVAALQATERGEDPILLVLAADHVIRNATQFRHIIEAGRIPAEAGRLVTFGIVPTAPETGYGYIEAAESFGNGEPKAVPIARFVEKPDRIAAEQFLANGCFTWNSGMFMFKASAILSELERLSPEVVSCCRAALEQEVPDLDFLRLEREAFAKCPNVAIDVAVMEKTELGTVLPLDAGWSDVGSWSALWNTTDRDLNGNVLRGHVIAESSRNCYLRSEHRLVVGLGVEDLVVVETDDAVLIANRNQAQDVKTIVKQLEADGSPEGKAHRKIYRPWGHYTSVVKDSRWQVKHIELKPGASLSLQMHHHRAEHWIVVKGTALVEKDGDKQLVGENQSTYIPLGCKHRLTNPGRMPMELIEVQSGPYLCEDDIVRFEDRYGRSESVIVN, encoded by the coding sequence GTGGCGACCCCCCCCCTGATTCCAGTAATCCTCTGTGGGGGAACAGGTACCCGCCTTTGGCCGCTGTCGCGCGCGAGCTACCCCAAGCAGTACTGGGCTCTAAGCGGCTCCAGTGAAGAAACGCTGCTTCAGCAAACACAACAAAGACTGAAAGGCATCGAGGGGCTTAGTGCGCCACTGCTGATCTGCAACGAAGAGCATCGCTTCATCGTGGCCGAGCAGATGCGCCAAATCGATGTGGAGCCCAATGCAATCCTGCTCGAGCCCATGGGTCGCAATACCGCTCCAGCAGTAACAGTGGCGGCACTGCAAGCCACAGAACGAGGCGAAGATCCGATCCTGCTAGTTCTGGCTGCAGACCATGTCATACGCAATGCAACCCAGTTCCGTCATATCATCGAAGCCGGGCGCATCCCCGCAGAAGCCGGGCGACTTGTGACCTTCGGCATCGTGCCCACCGCCCCTGAAACAGGTTACGGATATATCGAAGCAGCAGAATCATTCGGCAACGGTGAACCCAAAGCCGTACCCATTGCCAGGTTTGTGGAAAAACCTGATCGCATCGCCGCAGAGCAGTTCCTCGCAAATGGATGCTTCACCTGGAACAGTGGCATGTTTATGTTCAAAGCGAGCGCCATCCTGAGCGAGCTGGAGCGACTATCTCCCGAGGTGGTGAGCTGTTGCCGTGCTGCCCTGGAGCAGGAAGTGCCAGACCTCGACTTCTTGCGGCTGGAACGTGAAGCCTTCGCCAAATGTCCAAACGTTGCTATCGATGTCGCCGTCATGGAAAAAACTGAGCTGGGCACGGTGCTGCCTCTCGATGCTGGCTGGAGTGACGTGGGCAGCTGGAGTGCCCTATGGAACACCACTGATCGAGATCTGAACGGCAACGTTCTACGAGGTCATGTCATCGCTGAAAGCAGTCGAAATTGTTACCTACGTAGCGAACATCGCCTGGTGGTAGGCCTAGGAGTAGAAGACCTTGTTGTGGTTGAAACGGACGACGCAGTACTGATTGCCAACCGTAATCAAGCCCAGGACGTAAAAACGATTGTGAAGCAATTGGAGGCGGATGGAAGCCCGGAAGGCAAAGCTCACCGCAAGATCTATCGACCCTGGGGGCATTACACCTCTGTGGTGAAAGACAGTCGCTGGCAGGTCAAACATATCGAGTTAAAACCTGGTGCAAGCCTCTCACTACAAATGCACCATCACCGTGCTGAGCACTGGATCGTGGTCAAGGGAACCGCCTTAGTCGAAAAGGACGGAGACAAGCAATTGGTAGGAGAAAACCAGAGCACCTACATCCCTTTGGGCTGCAAACACAGACTCACCAATCCAGGACGAATGCCTATGGAATTGATTGAGGTACAAAGTGGCCCATACCTCTGTGAAGATGACATCGTGCGCTTTGAGGACCGCTACGGACGTAGTGAAAGCGTGATCGTCAATTGA
- the glmS gene encoding glutamine--fructose-6-phosphate transaminase (isomerizing) — protein MCGIVAVIGSREAAPLLLEGLRQLEYRGYDSAGLATVELLAEDGSSRLTCQRAQGKLVNLTACVEEKGAPGHCGIGHTRWATHGKPEERNAHPHRDGSGLVAVVQNGIIENHRSLREALEAEGVRFVSETDTEVIPHLISLELRALQVQDRVVNGRMLLEAVQRVLPQLKGAYALAVVWAEVPGALVVARKQAPLLIGLGEGEFLCASDTPALAGFTRTILPMEDGEVALLTPLGIELYNAQGERQQRSPSLLSGGDQVADKRHFRHFMLKEIHEQPETAELWVARHLPPDLSSDEPVALPLDHSFYADLERIQILACGTSRHAALVGAYLLEQFAGIPTSVFYASEFRYAPPPLAPHTLTIGVTQSGETADTLAALTMDAQRRQAHGEPAFAPRQLGVTNRPESSLTRQVPYILDIGAGIEVGVAATKTFLGQLLAFYGLALAFAARRRQRSLSEIASLKDELRALPDQLRSLVELHDQRCEVLANRFADTQDVIFLGRGINYPIALEGALKLKEISYIHAEGYPAGEMKHGPIALLDARVPVVSIAMPGVVFEKVLSNAQEAKARDAKLIGVAPECPDTALFDALLPVPEVSEWISPLLTLVPIQLLSYHIAAHRGLDVDQPRNLAKSVTVE, from the coding sequence ATGTGCGGAATCGTTGCGGTTATTGGCTCTCGTGAGGCGGCCCCGTTGCTGTTAGAAGGGCTTAGGCAGCTCGAATACCGCGGTTACGACTCTGCTGGTCTTGCCACTGTTGAACTGTTAGCTGAGGATGGTTCCAGTCGGCTCACTTGTCAGCGGGCTCAAGGAAAGCTGGTAAACCTCACAGCATGTGTGGAAGAGAAGGGTGCGCCAGGGCATTGCGGTATCGGCCACACCCGTTGGGCCACCCATGGCAAACCTGAAGAGCGCAATGCTCATCCCCATAGGGATGGCTCTGGTCTTGTGGCGGTAGTGCAGAACGGCATTATCGAGAATCACCGTTCTCTCCGCGAGGCACTTGAGGCTGAAGGGGTGAGGTTTGTTTCAGAGACAGATACGGAAGTCATTCCTCATCTCATCTCGCTTGAACTTCGTGCTCTGCAGGTTCAGGACCGTGTCGTGAATGGAAGGATGTTGTTAGAAGCTGTGCAACGGGTGTTGCCCCAGTTGAAGGGTGCCTATGCCCTGGCAGTGGTTTGGGCGGAAGTACCAGGTGCTCTTGTCGTTGCACGCAAGCAGGCGCCGCTGTTGATTGGTCTTGGCGAAGGTGAATTCCTCTGCGCAAGTGATACGCCAGCTTTGGCAGGCTTCACGCGCACGATTCTTCCTATGGAGGATGGTGAGGTGGCCTTGCTCACGCCTTTGGGGATTGAGCTTTACAACGCACAAGGTGAACGGCAGCAGCGAAGCCCTTCACTGCTCAGTGGCGGTGATCAAGTGGCCGATAAACGTCACTTCCGTCATTTCATGCTCAAGGAAATCCACGAGCAGCCTGAGACTGCGGAGCTGTGGGTAGCACGTCATTTGCCTCCAGATCTCTCGTCTGATGAGCCTGTGGCTTTGCCCTTGGATCATTCCTTTTATGCCGATCTAGAGCGAATTCAGATTTTGGCCTGTGGCACGAGTCGTCATGCGGCACTTGTAGGGGCCTATTTGTTGGAGCAGTTCGCGGGGATTCCCACTTCTGTCTTTTATGCAAGTGAGTTTCGCTATGCACCGCCTCCACTAGCACCCCACACACTCACGATTGGTGTGACTCAGTCTGGGGAGACCGCAGATACTCTCGCGGCATTGACGATGGATGCTCAACGTAGGCAGGCTCATGGGGAGCCTGCATTTGCCCCTCGCCAGTTAGGGGTCACGAATCGGCCAGAAAGCTCCCTGACTCGTCAGGTTCCATACATTCTCGACATCGGCGCAGGGATTGAAGTGGGGGTGGCAGCTACAAAGACCTTCTTGGGGCAGTTGTTGGCTTTCTATGGGCTTGCACTGGCATTTGCTGCTCGTCGTCGTCAGCGCTCATTGAGTGAGATTGCCAGCCTCAAAGACGAACTAAGGGCTTTACCGGATCAGCTGCGCTCGCTGGTAGAGCTCCATGATCAACGCTGCGAAGTTTTAGCTAACCGCTTCGCTGATACTCAGGATGTGATCTTTTTGGGTCGTGGCATCAACTATCCCATTGCCCTTGAGGGAGCTCTCAAGCTTAAGGAGATCAGCTATATCCATGCAGAGGGCTACCCAGCTGGGGAAATGAAGCATGGACCGATTGCTTTGCTCGATGCGCGTGTGCCGGTGGTCTCGATTGCGATGCCTGGAGTGGTTTTTGAGAAGGTGCTCAGCAATGCCCAGGAGGCGAAAGCGCGTGATGCAAAGCTGATCGGTGTGGCGCCGGAGTGTCCGGATACGGCCTTGTTTGATGCTTTGCTTCCTGTCCCTGAGGTGAGCGAGTGGATCAGCCCCTTGCTCACGCTTGTTCCGATACAGCTACTGAGCTATCACATTGCAGCTCATAGGGGTCTTGATGTGGATCAGCCACGCAATCTCGCCAAAAGTGTGACGGTGGAATAG
- the psaC gene encoding photosystem I iron-sulfur center protein PsaC translates to MSHAVKIYDTCIGCTQCVRACPLDVLEMVPWDGHKSGQIAASPRTEDCVGCKRCETACPTHFLSIRVYLGDETTRSMGLAY, encoded by the coding sequence ATGTCTCACGCTGTCAAGATTTACGACACATGCATTGGTTGCACTCAATGCGTTCGTGCATGCCCTCTCGATGTTCTCGAGATGGTTCCCTGGGATGGCCATAAATCCGGCCAGATAGCTGCATCTCCTCGCACTGAAGATTGTGTGGGATGCAAGCGATGCGAAACCGCTTGCCCCACTCATTTCCTCAGCATTCGGGTTTATTTAGGCGATGAGACCACGCGCAGTATGGGCCTGGCTTACTGA
- the acpP gene encoding acyl carrier protein, translating into MSQEAILEKVRSIVTEQLSVEAGEVKPESSFQNDLGADSLDTVELVMALEEAFDIEIPDEAAEGITTVGDAVKYIEDKQA; encoded by the coding sequence ATGTCCCAGGAAGCGATCCTTGAGAAAGTCCGTTCAATCGTTACGGAGCAACTGAGTGTTGAGGCCGGCGAAGTGAAGCCAGAATCGAGTTTTCAGAACGACCTTGGTGCCGACTCCCTCGACACCGTGGAACTCGTGATGGCCCTCGAAGAGGCCTTTGATATCGAGATCCCAGACGAGGCGGCTGAGGGCATCACGACCGTCGGTGATGCCGTCAAGTACATCGAAGACAAGCAAGCCTGA
- the fabF gene encoding beta-ketoacyl-ACP synthase II codes for MMEDLHRVVITGLGAVTPIGNTVADYLEGLKTANNGVGAISLFDASAHACRFAAEVKDFDPTGFLEAKESKRWDRFSKFGVVAAKQAVADAGLSIEEENSSRIGVIIGSGVGGLLTMETQAHVLNEKGPGRVSPFTVPMMIPNMATGLAAIALGAKGPSSAVATACAAGSNAIGDAFRLLQLGKADVMVCGGAEASITPLGVAGFASAKALSFRNDDPTTASRPFDAERDGFVIGEGSGVLVLETLEHAKNRDATIHAEIVGYGMTCDAHHITAPTPGGVGGAEAIRLALKDGKLEPTSVDYINAHGTSTPANDSNETAAIKNALGERASQIPVSSTKSMTGHLLGGSGGIEAVACVLALQHDMVPPTINYLNPDPQCDLDYVPNMAREHRLSVVLSNSFGFGGHNVCLAFRQMP; via the coding sequence ATGATGGAGGATCTCCATCGGGTTGTGATCACCGGTCTCGGAGCGGTCACACCGATTGGCAACACGGTCGCGGACTATTTAGAAGGGTTGAAGACAGCCAACAATGGCGTAGGCGCCATAAGCCTGTTTGACGCGTCAGCCCATGCATGTCGCTTTGCCGCAGAGGTCAAAGACTTTGACCCAACCGGTTTCCTCGAAGCGAAGGAATCAAAAAGATGGGATCGATTCAGCAAATTCGGTGTTGTAGCAGCCAAGCAGGCAGTTGCTGATGCCGGGCTAAGCATCGAAGAGGAAAATTCCTCCCGCATCGGGGTGATTATTGGTTCAGGTGTCGGTGGTCTGCTCACCATGGAGACCCAAGCCCACGTTTTGAATGAGAAAGGTCCCGGTCGGGTCAGCCCATTCACAGTGCCGATGATGATCCCCAACATGGCTACTGGGCTTGCCGCCATTGCGTTGGGGGCCAAAGGACCCAGCTCAGCAGTGGCCACAGCCTGTGCAGCTGGATCCAATGCCATCGGCGATGCCTTCCGGCTGCTGCAACTCGGCAAAGCGGATGTCATGGTGTGTGGTGGTGCAGAAGCAAGCATCACACCACTAGGTGTGGCTGGCTTCGCCAGTGCCAAGGCCCTCTCCTTCCGCAATGACGACCCCACCACGGCTAGCCGTCCGTTCGATGCAGAACGAGATGGATTCGTCATCGGTGAAGGCTCTGGCGTCCTGGTCCTTGAAACCCTTGAGCACGCCAAAAATCGCGATGCCACGATCCATGCTGAGATTGTGGGCTATGGCATGACCTGCGATGCCCACCACATCACTGCCCCAACCCCTGGCGGCGTTGGTGGTGCAGAAGCAATCCGCCTGGCCCTAAAAGACGGAAAGCTGGAGCCCACCAGCGTGGATTACATCAATGCCCATGGCACCAGTACTCCTGCCAATGACAGCAACGAAACAGCAGCCATCAAAAATGCTCTCGGCGAAAGGGCTTCTCAGATTCCTGTGAGCTCCACAAAATCCATGACGGGTCACCTTCTTGGTGGATCGGGCGGCATTGAAGCTGTGGCGTGCGTGCTTGCCCTTCAGCACGACATGGTGCCTCCCACAATTAATTACCTCAACCCAGATCCACAGTGTGATCTCGACTATGTCCCCAACATGGCCAGAGAACACAGATTAAGCGTGGTGCTCTCCAATTCCTTCGGCTTCGGCGGCCACAACGTCTGCCTCGCCTTCCGCCAAATGCCCTAA
- the tkt gene encoding transketolase gives MVAATASLDTLCINSIRMLAVDAVNKANSGHPGLPMGCAPMGYTLWDQFLHHNPKNPQWFNRDRFVLSAGHGCMLVYALLHLTGYDSVSIEDIKQFRQWGSRTPGHPETFETPGVEVTAGPLGAGISNAVGLAIAEAHLAAKFNKPEAKIVDHYTYVVMGDGCNQEGIASEACSLAGHLKLGKLIALYDDNHITIDGRTDVSFTEDVLKRYEAYGWHVQHVANGDTDVNAIAKAIAAAKAVTDKPSIIKVTTTIGYGSPNKSDTAGVHGAPLGEEEATLTRQQLGWNYGPFEIPQEAYDQYRKAIDQGARLESEWNQALANYRSQYPNEAAEFERMLRGELPKGWEKDLPTYTPADSGLATRKHSQICLGALGPNLPELIGGSADLTHSNYTDIKGETGSFQPETPEKRYLHFGVREHAMAAILNGIAYHNSGLIPYGGTFLVFADYMRGSMRLSALSELGVIYVLTHDSIGVGEDGPTHQPVETIPSLRAMPNMLVFRPGDGNETSGAYKVAIQNRKRPSSLCLSRQGMANQANSSIENVALGGYVLEDCEGTADLILIGTGTELDLCVQAAKQLSAEGHKIRVVSMPCVELFEEQSSAYKQEVLPNAVRKRIVVEAAESFGWYKYIGLDGDSVTMNSFGASAPGGTCMEKFGFTVENVVAKSKALLN, from the coding sequence ATGGTCGCTGCGACTGCTTCCCTAGACACGCTCTGCATCAACAGCATTCGCATGCTGGCCGTCGATGCGGTCAACAAGGCCAACAGCGGCCACCCTGGTCTTCCCATGGGCTGTGCCCCCATGGGCTACACCCTCTGGGACCAATTTCTGCATCACAACCCCAAGAATCCTCAGTGGTTCAACCGCGACCGCTTTGTCCTCTCAGCAGGTCACGGCTGCATGTTGGTTTACGCGCTGTTGCATCTCACCGGGTATGACTCGGTAAGCATCGAGGACATCAAGCAGTTCCGCCAATGGGGCTCCCGCACTCCTGGACATCCCGAAACATTTGAAACCCCTGGAGTCGAAGTCACCGCAGGCCCCCTTGGTGCTGGGATCTCTAATGCCGTTGGCCTTGCGATCGCTGAAGCTCACCTTGCGGCCAAATTCAATAAACCCGAAGCAAAGATCGTTGATCACTACACCTACGTGGTGATGGGCGATGGCTGCAACCAAGAAGGTATTGCCTCGGAGGCCTGCTCCCTTGCCGGCCACCTCAAGCTAGGAAAACTGATCGCCCTCTACGACGACAACCACATCACGATCGACGGCCGCACAGACGTTTCCTTCACCGAAGACGTGCTCAAGCGCTACGAGGCCTATGGCTGGCATGTACAACATGTCGCCAATGGCGACACCGACGTGAATGCCATCGCCAAGGCGATCGCTGCCGCCAAGGCCGTGACCGATAAGCCTTCGATTATCAAGGTGACCACCACCATTGGTTACGGCTCCCCTAACAAAAGCGATACTGCCGGCGTGCACGGGGCCCCCCTTGGCGAAGAAGAAGCCACTCTCACTCGCCAACAACTGGGATGGAACTATGGCCCTTTTGAAATTCCCCAAGAGGCCTACGACCAATACCGCAAGGCCATCGATCAAGGCGCTCGCCTTGAATCTGAGTGGAATCAAGCACTCGCCAACTACAGAAGTCAATACCCAAATGAAGCAGCTGAATTCGAGCGGATGTTGCGCGGTGAGCTTCCCAAGGGGTGGGAAAAAGATCTACCGACCTATACCCCTGCAGACAGCGGCCTCGCAACGCGTAAGCACTCCCAGATCTGCCTGGGCGCTCTCGGCCCAAACCTACCGGAACTCATCGGCGGCTCTGCCGACCTCACTCACTCCAATTACACCGATATCAAAGGTGAAACCGGCTCCTTCCAACCGGAAACACCCGAAAAGCGTTATCTACATTTCGGTGTGCGCGAGCACGCCATGGCCGCCATCCTCAATGGCATCGCTTACCACAACAGTGGCCTAATCCCCTACGGCGGAACCTTCCTGGTTTTTGCTGACTACATGCGCGGATCAATGCGCCTTTCAGCCTTAAGTGAGCTTGGCGTGATCTACGTACTCACCCATGACTCAATCGGCGTCGGTGAAGATGGGCCTACCCACCAACCGGTCGAAACCATTCCCTCCCTGCGCGCCATGCCAAACATGCTGGTGTTCCGTCCCGGAGATGGTAATGAGACCAGCGGAGCGTACAAAGTAGCCATCCAGAATCGCAAACGCCCCAGCTCTCTTTGCCTGAGCCGTCAGGGCATGGCCAACCAAGCCAATTCATCCATCGAAAATGTCGCTCTCGGCGGCTACGTGCTGGAAGATTGCGAAGGCACAGCTGATCTGATCCTGATCGGTACAGGCACAGAGCTTGACCTTTGCGTGCAAGCCGCCAAGCAACTCAGTGCTGAAGGCCACAAGATTCGCGTGGTCTCGATGCCTTGCGTAGAACTTTTCGAAGAGCAGAGCAGCGCATACAAACAAGAGGTGCTGCCAAACGCTGTACGCAAGCGCATCGTGGTGGAAGCCGCCGAATCATTTGGCTGGTACAAGTACATCGGCCTTGATGGCGACAGTGTGACCATGAACAGCTTTGGCGCTTCTGCACCAGGTGGCACATGCATGGAGAAATTTGGCTTCACCGTAGAGAATGTGGTAGCGAAGTCAAAAGCGTTGCTGAATTGA
- a CDS encoding UDP-glucuronic acid decarboxylase family protein produces the protein MQPTRNLVTGGAGFLGSHLVDRLMQADEEVICLDNYFTGRKVNLAQWIEHPRFELIRHDVTEPIKLEVDRIWHLACPASPVHYQFNPIKTAKTSFLGTYNMLGLARRVGARLLLASTSEVYGDPEINPQPESYRGCVNTIGIRSCYDEGKRIAETLCFDYQRIHATEIRVMRIFNTYGPRMLPDDGRVVSNFIMQALRGEPLTLYGDGLQTRSFCYVDDLIEGMLRLMNSDTTGPINIGNPSEFTIRQLAELVRNSIQPNLPLISKPLPQDDPMQRQPIIDLAKKELDWEPLIQLEDGLTRTIDWFRKQL, from the coding sequence TTGCAACCGACTCGCAATCTTGTTACCGGAGGCGCTGGTTTTCTTGGTTCGCATTTAGTCGACAGGCTCATGCAGGCGGATGAGGAAGTGATTTGCCTCGACAACTATTTCACTGGGCGCAAAGTCAATCTTGCGCAATGGATCGAGCATCCACGCTTCGAATTAATCAGACATGATGTCACCGAACCAATCAAGCTCGAAGTTGATCGGATCTGGCATCTGGCATGCCCTGCATCACCGGTTCACTATCAGTTTAATCCGATTAAAACAGCCAAAACCAGTTTTCTTGGTACCTACAACATGCTTGGCCTCGCACGCAGAGTAGGCGCACGCCTACTACTCGCCAGCACCAGCGAAGTTTACGGCGATCCAGAAATTAATCCCCAGCCAGAAAGTTATCGCGGCTGCGTTAACACAATCGGGATTCGCAGCTGTTACGACGAGGGAAAGCGAATCGCAGAAACACTCTGCTTCGACTACCAGCGCATCCATGCCACGGAGATCAGAGTGATGCGCATCTTCAATACTTATGGCCCCCGAATGTTGCCCGATGACGGCAGGGTGGTGAGCAACTTCATCATGCAGGCACTACGTGGTGAACCACTAACCCTGTACGGAGATGGCCTACAAACACGTTCATTCTGTTATGTGGATGATCTCATTGAAGGCATGTTGCGCCTCATGAACAGTGATACAACTGGACCCATTAACATCGGCAACCCCAGTGAATTCACGATTCGCCAACTAGCAGAGTTAGTTCGCAATAGCATCCAACCCAATCTGCCTTTAATCTCAAAGCCCTTGCCTCAAGACGATCCAATGCAACGCCAGCCAATAATCGACTTAGCAAAAAAAGAACTGGACTGGGAACCATTGATTCAACTTGAAGATGGACTAACAAGAACGATCGACTGGTTTCGCAAGCAACTATAA